One window of the Maridesulfovibrio frigidus DSM 17176 genome contains the following:
- a CDS encoding winged helix-turn-helix domain-containing protein: MLKELFTSKTRIKLLLKLFLNPGVSSYLRELAAEFDVSPNAMKEELDGLSDAGYLNKKKEGRYIFYNANCSHPFFPEISSIVRKYIGIDQILEYILSTIGDVDSVYVLDDYAKGIDSGLIDVLIIGDDVDSDRIIDLCAKAEEAIQRKIRFMVLGSTEFKSTSDIYLKRPNWKIV, translated from the coding sequence ATGTTAAAGGAACTATTTACATCAAAAACAAGAATAAAACTTCTGCTTAAGTTATTCCTAAATCCAGGAGTATCCTCCTATTTACGTGAATTAGCAGCAGAATTTGATGTCTCTCCCAACGCAATGAAGGAAGAACTGGACGGCTTAAGTGATGCCGGATACCTGAACAAGAAAAAAGAAGGGCGTTACATATTCTACAACGCCAACTGCTCTCACCCCTTCTTTCCAGAAATCAGCTCCATTGTTCGAAAATATATCGGCATTGACCAAATACTTGAGTACATCCTATCCACTATCGGTGACGTCGACTCTGTTTACGTTCTTGATGACTATGCCAAAGGCATTGATTCAGGACTGATCGACGTGCTTATTATTGGAGACGATGTCGATTCGGATAGAATTATCGACCTCTGCGCAAAAGCCGAAGAAGCAATTCAGCGCAAAATAAGATTTATGGTCCTAGGTTCCACCGAATTTAAAAGCACAAGCGATATATATTTAAAACGCCCTAATTGGAAAATTGTTTAA
- a CDS encoding ankyrin repeat domain-containing protein, translated as MTERNWTIRTLSTLAVLVIGLIVAVNFVVDPYGEFRLIESDYNRLKLKAEKTTALHVASKLYEGKHALVFGSSRTMLLSSEIMGQPVLNFSTSIYNNPGNVLALLKLLDKKQLANITHVYFLIDINSFHYTKPANEMTGKNALLLETIQNIGPEKITNAWDCLLKNNGPHNNTISIKYIDEFGSLHKKDSPYNDKQVIFSSHTVTKYYLESIANLVNFLENKNISTTYFLIPWLKPFSPQQQRMLEPILRKITQICKKVYNYHLNTILTGNTSFFSDPSHLSAKGLKKFIPILLSNGKPMESNKAPIEDQVLNYQTITLNQLRKIYAEQSLPDAFCKNLLDSGNTSALFAILELEEFVNLRRALILNTFLDGKHERLKPLLENGYPFNTDEKLMREALQHSIMSGNSESVKNALLLGADPNGQVQMGDSPLLIAARFSPDLNVINCLLDMGADPNYINKDSTSFMHFNESVFTLSLKNKDLFNYLKNRYPKNKLAKHALLLTKLENNDQTSADIKEFSSLNKEFYSARSPYVARGFLLNPQNNFLVTHGDKFTLHLRKENFNITPLEAYVFSSLNINKKVFSIINDTFLHSTGHTQSGSKEDNIHFTQISELVLNILFFLQEKNAIIIFN; from the coding sequence ATGACTGAACGTAATTGGACCATACGGACTCTCTCAACGCTGGCAGTGCTGGTGATTGGCTTAATTGTCGCTGTTAACTTCGTCGTAGATCCCTATGGAGAATTTCGCTTAATTGAGAGCGACTACAACAGGCTCAAGCTTAAGGCAGAAAAAACTACAGCATTGCACGTTGCCTCTAAACTATATGAGGGAAAACACGCGCTTGTATTTGGAAGCAGCAGAACAATGCTGCTTTCTTCAGAAATAATGGGCCAGCCAGTACTTAATTTCAGCACATCTATTTACAATAACCCTGGGAACGTACTTGCCCTGCTCAAGCTGCTTGACAAAAAGCAGCTTGCAAATATCACTCATGTTTATTTCCTGATTGATATCAACAGCTTTCATTACACTAAACCGGCAAATGAAATGACCGGGAAAAACGCCCTCCTACTTGAAACAATACAAAATATCGGTCCTGAAAAAATTACCAATGCTTGGGACTGTTTGCTAAAAAACAATGGACCGCACAATAACACAATCTCCATCAAATATATTGATGAATTCGGATCTTTACACAAAAAAGACAGTCCATATAATGACAAACAAGTAATTTTTTCAAGCCACACCGTGACAAAATACTATTTGGAATCCATTGCAAATTTAGTAAATTTTTTGGAGAATAAAAATATCTCCACCACCTACTTTCTAATCCCTTGGCTTAAACCATTTAGTCCTCAGCAGCAGCGTATGCTCGAACCAATATTACGCAAAATAACTCAGATATGTAAAAAAGTTTATAATTACCATTTAAATACGATCTTAACCGGTAATACAAGTTTCTTTTCAGACCCTTCGCATTTATCTGCAAAAGGCTTGAAAAAATTCATCCCTATTCTTTTATCTAACGGCAAACCGATGGAGTCAAATAAAGCTCCCATTGAAGATCAGGTCTTAAACTATCAAACCATCACTCTTAATCAGTTAAGAAAGATTTACGCCGAGCAATCTTTACCTGACGCTTTCTGTAAAAACCTACTAGATAGCGGCAACACAAGTGCTTTGTTCGCCATCCTTGAATTGGAAGAATTTGTTAACCTACGAAGAGCACTAATCCTTAATACTTTTTTAGACGGGAAGCACGAAAGATTAAAACCACTATTGGAAAATGGGTATCCGTTCAATACAGATGAAAAGCTCATGCGCGAAGCACTGCAACATAGTATCATGTCAGGTAATTCTGAGAGTGTGAAAAACGCACTATTGCTTGGCGCAGACCCTAACGGGCAAGTACAAATGGGAGACTCTCCCCTTCTCATTGCAGCACGTTTTTCCCCTGATCTGAATGTCATCAACTGCCTGCTCGATATGGGGGCCGACCCGAATTATATAAATAAAGACTCGACAAGCTTCATGCACTTCAACGAAAGTGTTTTTACACTTTCACTTAAGAATAAAGATCTCTTTAACTATTTAAAGAACCGCTACCCCAAGAACAAACTAGCCAAGCACGCCCTTTTGCTAACTAAACTTGAAAACAACGATCAAACAAGTGCGGATATCAAAGAGTTCTCCTCCTTAAACAAGGAGTTTTATAGTGCCAGATCTCCATATGTTGCCCGTGGTTTTTTATTAAACCCACAAAATAATTTTCTAGTTACGCATGGAGATAAATTCACCCTTCATCTCAGAAAAGAAAATTTCAATATTACCCCCTTAGAAGCTTACGTATTCAGCTCGTTAAATATTAACAAAAAAGTTTTTAGTATCATCAATGACACTTTTCTACACTCAACGGGACATACTCAATCCGGCTCAAAAGAAGATAATATACATTTTACACAAATCTCAGAACTAGTTCTTAACATACTATTTTTCCTACAAGAAAAGAACGCGATCATAATTTTCAACTAA
- a CDS encoding MBOAT family O-acyltransferase, with product MCASFVFYAWWKTEYLFLLSGTIIWNFLMAEAMHKWRSKGLLALAVCGNISVLGYFKYKNFFFDNIAGLTGLPSITEKVIIPLGVSFYTFQQISFLVDTYRGKAKRCNLLDYSLFVSFFPQLVAGPISYQHEITPQFNGPKAGKLNYTNIGQGFFLFSMGLFKKIVIADSLAPYVETGFDTALALPFWDSWATSLAYTCQLYFDFSGYTDMALGLGLLFNIKLPNNFNSPYKSSNIQDFWRRWHITLSRFVRDYIYIPLGGSRKGNYRTLANLFSSFLLIGLWHGAGWNFVLWGGLHGVAMVVHRIWQNTGGKLPTYAGWILTFLYVNACWVLFRATTTYDAIKIFKGMLGMVNIGFSTALTLTDDFILLGACIGLVAFTALSKNSVEAAHDMKFSFKESTLALALFMISFVKLYSHQTFLYFDF from the coding sequence GTGTGCGCATCCTTTGTCTTCTACGCTTGGTGGAAGACAGAATATCTATTTTTGCTCAGCGGAACCATCATCTGGAACTTTCTCATGGCAGAGGCCATGCATAAGTGGCGGAGTAAGGGGCTGCTGGCTTTAGCCGTATGTGGTAATATATCAGTACTTGGCTACTTCAAATACAAAAATTTCTTTTTCGACAACATTGCCGGACTAACAGGGCTGCCCTCTATAACTGAAAAAGTTATTATTCCGCTAGGTGTCAGCTTCTATACCTTCCAGCAAATTTCTTTTTTAGTTGATACTTATCGTGGAAAAGCTAAGCGATGTAACTTACTTGACTACTCTCTATTTGTTTCATTCTTCCCACAGCTTGTGGCCGGACCAATCAGTTATCAACATGAAATAACGCCTCAATTCAACGGACCGAAAGCCGGTAAACTGAACTACACAAACATAGGGCAAGGGTTCTTTCTTTTCAGCATGGGGTTATTCAAAAAAATCGTAATTGCTGACTCTCTTGCCCCGTATGTTGAAACAGGATTTGACACAGCTTTAGCTCTTCCGTTCTGGGATTCATGGGCAACAAGTTTAGCATATACCTGCCAACTATATTTCGATTTCAGCGGTTACACAGACATGGCTCTCGGGTTAGGGTTACTCTTCAACATTAAACTACCGAATAACTTTAACTCTCCCTACAAATCTTCAAATATCCAAGATTTCTGGAGAAGATGGCATATTACACTTAGCCGCTTTGTCCGGGACTATATTTATATTCCGCTCGGAGGCAGCCGCAAAGGAAACTATAGAACTCTCGCAAATCTTTTCTCATCATTTTTGCTAATTGGGTTGTGGCACGGCGCAGGTTGGAACTTCGTATTATGGGGTGGCCTACACGGCGTTGCGATGGTGGTTCATAGAATCTGGCAGAATACAGGTGGCAAGCTTCCAACTTATGCAGGCTGGATTTTAACCTTTCTATACGTCAATGCTTGCTGGGTACTCTTTAGAGCAACAACGACCTATGACGCCATAAAGATCTTCAAAGGCATGCTAGGCATGGTAAATATTGGATTTTCAACGGCCCTGACTCTAACAGATGATTTCATACTACTTGGCGCATGCATCGGACTAGTTGCTTTTACAGCCCTTTCCAAAAACTCTGTAGAAGCGGCTCATGACATGAAATTTTCTTTCAAGGAATCAACTCTGGCATTAGCCCTATTTATGATCTCCTTTGTAAAGCTATACTCTCATCAAACCTTTCTCTACTTCGATTTTTAA
- a CDS encoding polysaccharide biosynthesis protein — MLHNLRNANFYFMVLLDMFIFAVAFYGAYLFRFDFELPAYASTQFLEILKYSVIIKVSVFFGLGLYRGMWRYTGLRDLWHILEATFLQSLILVTIVLYKFGFGGFSRGVFIIDWMLTVFMIGGVRILIRSFYSYREGNGSHYSQDSCPVDGHNALIIGAGRAGEKVVREIMGSGQLRFAPVGFIDNDHTKRGRTIHGIPVLGSLSDLPNIIENKCINEILIAVAEASGEQMRNIIDSCKETGLPYKILPGMDEIINGKVGIKALRDVSYQDLLGRSPVQLDTTRINQYISGKTVLVTGCGGSIGSELVRQVVRFKPAKLILVDASEANLYSIQMELHHEMKFHEYVTVLGSVQNSRLLDRTFGEHKPQTVFHAAAYKHVPMVERNPWQAVNNNILGTKNVMTAADKHGVDRFVIVSTDKAVRPTNIMGASKRVTELLMRLFNNSKTTFMAVRFGNVVGSSGSVVPLFRRQIEKGGPVTVTHPNVTRYFMSISEAAQLILQAGVMAKGGEIFILEMGMPIKIADMARDLIKLSGKEPDKDIEIVFTGLREGEKLYEELITEGEDIVRTEHEKIMVLKADEQDVVAYTTELRSLLQSMGEAADNFDGDQVRALLHDTVAEFDEEG; from the coding sequence ATGTTGCATAACCTACGTAATGCCAATTTCTACTTTATGGTCCTTTTGGACATGTTTATTTTCGCCGTTGCGTTTTACGGGGCGTACCTCTTCCGCTTTGATTTTGAGCTTCCTGCATACGCTTCCACCCAATTTTTAGAGATTTTAAAATATTCAGTCATAATCAAAGTTTCTGTATTTTTCGGACTTGGTTTATACAGAGGAATGTGGCGTTACACCGGGCTTCGTGACCTCTGGCATATCCTTGAGGCGACTTTTCTACAGTCACTGATCCTTGTGACTATCGTTCTTTATAAATTTGGCTTCGGTGGATTTTCTCGCGGAGTTTTCATCATAGACTGGATGCTTACCGTCTTCATGATTGGTGGTGTAAGAATCCTTATCCGCTCATTTTATTCATATCGTGAGGGAAATGGTTCTCATTATTCACAGGATTCATGTCCTGTCGACGGACACAACGCCCTAATCATAGGTGCTGGCCGGGCCGGAGAGAAAGTTGTTCGCGAAATAATGGGAAGTGGGCAACTAAGGTTTGCTCCGGTTGGCTTTATCGACAACGACCACACCAAACGCGGCAGAACTATCCACGGCATTCCTGTGCTGGGATCGCTTAGCGACCTGCCTAATATTATTGAAAATAAGTGCATAAATGAAATATTGATTGCTGTAGCAGAAGCCTCCGGTGAACAGATGCGCAATATAATTGATAGCTGCAAAGAGACGGGTCTACCTTACAAGATCCTACCCGGTATGGATGAGATTATTAACGGTAAAGTCGGCATCAAAGCTCTGCGCGATGTCAGCTATCAAGATCTTCTAGGTCGCTCGCCTGTTCAGCTCGATACAACACGCATTAATCAATACATCTCCGGCAAAACAGTGCTTGTCACAGGATGCGGAGGCTCTATCGGCTCTGAGCTGGTTAGACAAGTTGTGCGCTTTAAACCAGCCAAGCTTATTCTGGTTGATGCAAGTGAAGCCAATCTTTATTCCATTCAAATGGAACTGCATCACGAAATGAAATTTCATGAATATGTAACAGTGCTCGGCTCTGTTCAAAATTCAAGACTTCTTGATCGCACCTTTGGCGAACACAAACCGCAAACGGTCTTCCATGCTGCTGCTTACAAGCATGTTCCTATGGTAGAACGCAATCCGTGGCAGGCTGTTAACAACAACATACTGGGCACCAAAAATGTTATGACTGCGGCGGATAAACACGGCGTAGATAGATTCGTTATTGTTTCTACAGATAAAGCAGTCAGGCCGACGAACATCATGGGCGCTTCCAAACGAGTAACCGAACTGCTCATGCGTCTTTTCAATAACTCCAAGACTACATTTATGGCGGTCAGATTCGGTAACGTCGTGGGATCATCGGGCTCCGTTGTGCCACTTTTCCGTAGACAGATTGAAAAAGGCGGCCCGGTAACAGTTACTCATCCAAACGTAACTCGCTATTTCATGTCCATATCCGAAGCAGCTCAGCTTATTTTGCAAGCAGGAGTGATGGCTAAAGGCGGAGAAATATTCATCCTTGAAATGGGAATGCCTATAAAAATAGCCGACATGGCCCGTGACTTAATCAAACTTTCCGGAAAAGAACCTGACAAAGATATCGAAATCGTATTCACAGGGCTACGTGAAGGCGAGAAGCTATATGAAGAACTCATCACAGAGGGCGAAGACATCGTTCGCACTGAGCATGAAAAGATCATGGTTCTCAAGGCTGACGAACAGGATGTCGTAGCCTATACAACGGAATTAAGGTCTTTGCTTCAAAGTATGGGAGAAGCAGCCGACAACTTTGATGGAGATCAGGTTCGCGCGTTGCTCCATGATACCGTCGCTGAATTTGATGAAGAAGGTTAA
- a CDS encoding DegT/DnrJ/EryC1/StrS family aminotransferase: protein MSASSNNRIYLSPPHMGGTEQDFVKQAFDSNFIAPLGPQVNGFEEDFSKLSGLAHCAALSSGTAALHLALRILDVQPNDVVLASSLTFIGSVSPVKFLGAEPCFIDADYKSWNMDPDLLAEAVDYYISIGKKPKAVIPTDLYGQCADYDRILEILEPHGIPLIVDAAESVGATYKGEHAGKRALMAAYSFNGNKIITTSGGGLLASDNEEYIDRARWLSQQAKEPLPYYEHNELGYNYRMSNVVAAIGRGQLEVIQDRVTRKREIFDYYKNELEGCAGISFMPEAEYGKCNRWLTVILIDEDTFGADPEQIRLRLEDENIESRPVWKPMHMQPLFKDCKSFGGKVSEDLFKRGLCLPCGTAMTQVDLDRAVEAIKKCGKL, encoded by the coding sequence TTGTCCGCAAGCAGTAATAATCGCATATATCTTTCCCCTCCTCACATGGGCGGAACCGAGCAGGATTTCGTCAAGCAGGCCTTTGACAGTAACTTTATTGCGCCTCTTGGGCCGCAAGTTAACGGATTTGAAGAAGATTTTTCTAAGCTGTCCGGCCTTGCACACTGTGCTGCCCTTTCGAGCGGAACTGCGGCCCTTCACCTTGCGCTCAGAATTCTGGATGTTCAGCCGAATGATGTGGTTCTTGCTTCATCGCTAACTTTTATTGGCAGCGTCAGCCCTGTTAAATTTCTTGGAGCAGAACCTTGCTTCATCGACGCTGACTATAAGTCATGGAATATGGACCCTGATCTGCTTGCCGAAGCTGTTGATTACTATATTTCCATTGGCAAAAAACCTAAAGCGGTGATTCCCACCGACTTGTATGGCCAATGCGCTGATTATGATCGCATTTTAGAAATTTTGGAACCGCACGGTATTCCTTTAATTGTCGATGCTGCTGAATCCGTGGGCGCGACTTATAAGGGTGAACATGCGGGAAAACGTGCGCTTATGGCGGCTTATTCCTTTAACGGCAATAAGATTATTACTACATCCGGCGGCGGTTTACTCGCGTCCGACAACGAAGAGTATATCGATCGTGCTCGTTGGCTATCTCAACAGGCAAAAGAACCACTCCCATATTATGAGCACAATGAACTCGGGTATAATTACCGCATGAGTAACGTTGTGGCAGCGATTGGACGCGGACAGCTCGAGGTTATCCAAGACAGAGTTACCCGCAAACGCGAAATTTTTGACTACTATAAAAATGAGCTTGAAGGATGCGCCGGAATTTCATTCATGCCCGAAGCAGAGTATGGCAAATGCAACCGTTGGCTTACTGTAATTTTGATCGATGAAGATACGTTTGGTGCTGATCCTGAACAAATCAGACTCAGACTTGAAGACGAAAATATTGAGTCCCGCCCTGTGTGGAAACCTATGCATATGCAACCTCTCTTTAAAGACTGCAAATCGTTCGGTGGCAAAGTAAGCGAAGACTTGTTCAAACGAGGCCTGTGTTTGCCTTGCGGAACAGCCATGACGCAAGTTGACCTCGACAGGGCAGTGGAAGCTATCAAAAAGTGCGGTAAACTATAG
- a CDS encoding acetyltransferase, protein MKKVIILGAGGHGQVVADALLLMPDADPVAFLDENPAVIGTDILGIPVPGGNSSLNDIEHDGVVIALGNNGLRKRIFAELTEAGETLFTVIHPSAVISPSAIIGAGCMILAGAVINTGAEIKDNTIINTNSTIEHHNVIGPHSHIAPGSTLGGEVTVGEESMVGIGATVLPRVKIGNKAMLGAGSTANRKIADGVTAAGMPAKKLKIQR, encoded by the coding sequence ATGAAAAAAGTTATCATACTAGGTGCAGGTGGGCATGGTCAGGTTGTTGCTGATGCTCTTTTGTTGATGCCTGATGCTGACCCTGTTGCTTTCTTGGACGAGAATCCTGCGGTTATTGGTACGGATATTCTTGGTATTCCTGTTCCAGGCGGCAACTCTTCCTTGAACGATATAGAACATGACGGCGTTGTAATTGCGCTTGGTAATAATGGCCTTCGTAAGCGCATTTTTGCAGAACTTACCGAGGCGGGTGAGACTTTGTTTACGGTTATTCATCCATCGGCTGTCATTTCTCCTTCGGCGATAATTGGCGCAGGCTGCATGATATTGGCGGGCGCGGTTATTAATACTGGCGCTGAGATTAAAGATAATACGATCATCAATACGAATAGTACCATTGAGCATCATAATGTGATCGGCCCACATTCACACATTGCTCCGGGTTCTACTCTAGGCGGCGAAGTTACTGTTGGCGAAGAATCGATGGTCGGCATTGGTGCAACGGTTCTTCCGCGTGTAAAAATAGGTAATAAAGCAATGCTTGGGGCAGGATCAACTGCCAACCGTAAGATAGCAGATGGCGTGACTGCGGCTGGAATGCCTGCGAAAAAGCTAAAAATACAGCGATAG
- a CDS encoding sugar transferase, whose translation MTLKRAFDLAVAIPALIIFFPILVIVAVAIHRKMGGGIFFLQRRPGMHGKPFNILKFKTMSDAKDENGNLLPDSERLTRLGRFLRSSSLDELPELVNVIFDDMSLVGPRPLLMQYLGRYNPEQARRHDILPGITGWAQVNGRNAISWDDKFKLDVWYVDNHTVQLDIKILFMTVARVFKREGISQAGHATAREFMGNEDK comes from the coding sequence ATGACACTTAAAAGAGCTTTCGACCTAGCAGTGGCAATCCCCGCCCTCATAATATTTTTCCCGATTTTAGTGATTGTAGCTGTCGCTATTCACCGTAAAATGGGCGGCGGCATTTTCTTTTTACAAAGAAGACCCGGCATGCACGGTAAACCGTTCAATATCCTAAAGTTCAAGACCATGTCTGACGCTAAAGATGAGAATGGCAACCTACTTCCTGACTCCGAAAGGCTAACCAGACTAGGCCGCTTTCTACGTTCATCCTCCCTTGATGAGCTGCCTGAACTGGTAAACGTAATTTTCGACGACATGTCACTAGTAGGGCCGCGCCCCTTACTTATGCAATACCTTGGGCGCTACAATCCAGAACAAGCCCGCAGACATGACATACTACCCGGCATAACAGGGTGGGCGCAGGTAAATGGACGTAACGCCATCTCATGGGATGATAAATTCAAGCTAGATGTCTGGTATGTAGACAACCATACCGTCCAACTCGATATCAAAATACTTTTCATGACCGTTGCACGAGTTTTCAAACGAGAAGGAATAAGCCAAGCCGGACACGCTACCGCTCGTGAATTTATGGGAAATGAGGATAAGTAG
- a CDS encoding glycosyltransferase family 4 protein, whose product MKVAVIGGYGPSLINFRGSMLCAMKDAGHEVYGIAPADSPDVPARLAAMGIKYVPAPIRRTGMNPVRDLTTIYSLFKILRDIKPDAVLSYTIKPVIYGSLAAKMAGVPSIFSMITGLGYAFGETSGKRAILFQLVKNMYRCGLATNNCVMFQNPDDRNLFIELGIIGRNKKNVITNGSGVDLDHFCTMPIKRDAPVFLCISRLLKEKGVREFAQASMILKKKYPEAQFRLVGPHDPGPDSISEKVIEEWKAAGVDCVGPVDDVRDELENCSVYVLPSYREGTPRSVLEAMSTGRAIVTTDTPGCRETVIDGENGFMVPVKDVPALKRAMEKFITSPKLIRAMGGKSCDLAAHKYDVNKVNTTIMNAMGL is encoded by the coding sequence ATGAAAGTTGCTGTTATTGGTGGGTATGGTCCATCGCTTATAAATTTCCGAGGCTCCATGCTTTGCGCCATGAAGGATGCAGGGCATGAGGTTTATGGTATTGCGCCTGCGGATAGTCCCGATGTTCCGGCTCGACTTGCCGCCATGGGTATTAAGTATGTTCCCGCCCCTATTCGACGGACTGGAATGAACCCTGTGCGTGATTTGACTACGATTTATTCTCTATTCAAAATTTTGCGTGATATTAAGCCTGATGCAGTTCTTTCGTACACCATTAAGCCTGTAATTTACGGTTCTCTCGCGGCCAAGATGGCTGGCGTTCCCTCTATTTTTTCTATGATCACAGGGCTTGGATATGCTTTCGGTGAAACCAGCGGCAAGCGCGCGATATTGTTTCAGCTAGTTAAGAACATGTACCGCTGTGGACTCGCCACAAATAACTGCGTAATGTTTCAAAATCCTGATGACCGAAATCTTTTTATTGAGCTTGGCATAATTGGGCGTAACAAAAAAAATGTTATTACAAATGGTTCAGGCGTTGACCTCGACCATTTCTGCACCATGCCCATTAAGCGCGATGCACCTGTCTTTTTATGTATTTCGCGATTGCTAAAAGAAAAAGGCGTACGCGAATTTGCTCAGGCTTCGATGATCTTGAAGAAAAAGTATCCCGAAGCACAGTTCAGACTTGTAGGACCGCATGACCCGGGACCTGACTCCATTAGTGAAAAGGTCATTGAAGAATGGAAAGCCGCCGGAGTCGATTGCGTCGGCCCTGTAGATGACGTGCGTGATGAACTTGAAAACTGCTCAGTATATGTACTACCATCTTACAGAGAAGGAACTCCACGTTCCGTACTGGAAGCCATGTCCACTGGTAGAGCAATAGTCACAACAGATACCCCCGGTTGCCGCGAAACTGTTATTGACGGTGAAAATGGCTTCATGGTTCCGGTTAAGGATGTTCCAGCCCTAAAAAGAGCCATGGAAAAGTTTATAACTTCGCCTAAGCTTATCCGCGCAATGGGCGGAAAAAGTTGTGATTTAGCCGCACATAAATATGATGTTAATAAGGTCAATACGACCATAATGAATGCAATGGGACTTTAA